One Candidatus Campbellbacteria bacterium genomic region harbors:
- a CDS encoding NAD(+)/NADH kinase, whose protein sequence is MKIAFVTADTARLEQLLAPYARVCEVVTENPDVVILFGGDGTLMIAEHQYPAVPKLFLKNSKIAKLGPKIPNEEILDKFFSGKCTVTEHMKLRFSIGERHAEALNDIVVHNENPRHAIRYIPRVNGNALYDEVIGDGTVCATPLGSTGYYRSITDSIFETGIGLAFNNSTEQTDHIVLKEDSIVSIEITRGPAFCYADNQEESYPLTIGDILTIQKSSETAKIISVSQ, encoded by the coding sequence ATGAAAATTGCATTTGTCACAGCAGATACCGCTCGGTTAGAACAACTTTTAGCACCATACGCGCGCGTGTGTGAAGTTGTTACTGAAAACCCTGATGTGGTTATTTTGTTTGGTGGAGATGGGACGTTGATGATTGCTGAACACCAGTATCCTGCGGTTCCAAAACTTTTTTTGAAAAATAGCAAAATTGCAAAGCTTGGTCCTAAAATTCCCAATGAAGAGATTTTGGACAAATTCTTTTCAGGAAAGTGCACAGTAACCGAGCACATGAAATTGCGTTTTTCAATCGGGGAGAGGCACGCGGAAGCGCTCAACGATATTGTGGTGCACAACGAAAACCCGCGACATGCTATTCGGTACATTCCGCGTGTGAATGGAAATGCTTTGTATGATGAAGTCATCGGTGATGGTACGGTGTGTGCAACCCCACTTGGCTCAACTGGTTACTACCGTTCAATCACTGACAGTATTTTTGAAACAGGAATTGGTCTTGCGTTCAACAATAGCACCGAGCAAACAGACCATATTGTTCTGAAAGAAGATAGCATTGTGTCTATTGAAATTACCCGCGGGCCTGCGTTTTGTTATGCGGATAATCAGGAAGAATCATATCCACTTACAATAGGCGACATTCTCACTATCCAAAAATCCTCCGAAACCGCAAAAATAATCTCGGTGTCCCAGTAA